In a single window of the Halobacteriovorax sp. DA5 genome:
- a CDS encoding glycerol-3-phosphate dehydrogenase/oxidase: MISNLSETKDFYSTIIIGGGIVGAGVFRDLSLHDIDTLLIDKKDFASQTSSKSSKMLHGGIRYLENFDFPLVWEALHEKNLWLKLAPHLCFEEKFYLPIYSDSIRPKWMIRIGLFLYDLLSSFQNSPYEMKNKIETLEINADLKEEDLKGSGVYHDAVVHDGRLTIEVLRDAAINPRCHALNHIGLEDYEFLNDGRIRVILKDEIEGVTKEVFCNDIVFATGPFTDKVLAKSAQIHWNPQLLPSRGSHIWISKERLKIKTAILLTPNDGRVIFVIPQADRILVGTTESKVEEEYFDLQPTAEEITYLLANLNQYFPKAKIQEDDILSSFAGIRPLVKDDSTATLGKTARVHKYFQPLKNCHVLVGGKYTTFRTMAQDVARSIVHKHKKAYIQDKTLAEFRFKMRYNPFKQKGFTPEQEAQVRKYEFIRCEEDFNRRL, translated from the coding sequence ATGATTAGCAATTTAAGCGAAACAAAAGATTTTTATAGCACTATTATTATTGGTGGTGGCATCGTTGGAGCGGGAGTTTTTAGAGATTTAAGTCTCCACGATATTGATACTCTTCTTATCGATAAGAAGGACTTTGCCTCTCAAACAAGTTCAAAAAGCTCGAAGATGCTTCACGGAGGAATTCGTTATCTTGAAAACTTTGACTTCCCTCTCGTCTGGGAAGCACTACATGAGAAGAATCTTTGGTTAAAACTTGCACCGCACCTTTGCTTTGAAGAAAAATTCTATCTACCCATATACTCTGATTCGATTCGTCCAAAGTGGATGATTAGAATTGGATTATTCTTATATGATTTACTATCAAGCTTTCAAAATTCTCCTTATGAGATGAAAAACAAGATTGAAACGCTTGAAATAAATGCAGATCTTAAAGAAGAGGATCTAAAAGGAAGCGGTGTCTACCACGATGCTGTTGTACATGACGGACGCCTAACCATTGAAGTTTTAAGAGACGCTGCAATCAATCCACGCTGTCATGCTCTTAATCATATAGGACTTGAAGATTATGAATTTCTTAATGATGGTAGAATTCGTGTCATTTTGAAAGATGAGATCGAAGGTGTGACTAAGGAAGTTTTCTGCAATGACATCGTTTTTGCAACAGGGCCTTTTACCGATAAAGTTCTAGCAAAGTCTGCGCAAATACATTGGAATCCACAACTTCTACCATCACGTGGAAGTCATATTTGGATCTCAAAAGAGCGCCTTAAGATTAAAACAGCAATTCTACTAACACCAAATGATGGAAGAGTAATCTTTGTCATTCCACAAGCTGATCGTATACTTGTAGGAACGACAGAGTCTAAAGTAGAAGAAGAATACTTTGATTTACAGCCGACTGCAGAAGAGATCACTTACCTATTAGCAAATTTAAACCAATATTTTCCAAAAGCTAAAATTCAAGAAGATGATATTCTCTCATCATTTGCAGGAATAAGACCTCTTGTTAAAGATGACTCGACAGCAACTCTTGGAAAAACAGCACGCGTACACAAATACTTTCAACCACTAAAGAATTGCCATGTTCTAGTTGGCGGCAAGTACACAACGTTTAGAACGATGGCCCAAGATGTTGCAAGATCGATAGTACACAAACATAAGAAGGCCTATATTCAAGATAAGACCCTCGCTGAATTTCGCTTCAAAATGCGCTACAACCCATTTAAGCAAAAAGGTTTTACTCCTGAGCAAGAAGCGCAAGTGAGAAAGTATGAATTTATTCGTTGTGAAGAAGACTTTAACAGACGCCTCTAA
- the trxB gene encoding thioredoxin-disulfide reductase, with protein MAHHKVIIIGSGPAGYTAALYASRANLGPLVIEGHEPGGQLTTTTDVDNFPGFPEGIMGPELMANMKKQTQRFGTEYLSGFVTDIDTTKRPFTLTVDGDKTYTADAVILATGASAKYLGLPNEKELIGKGVSACATCDGFFYRDRVVHVVGGGDTAMEEATFLTKFASKVYVVHRRDELRASKPMQERAFNNEKIEFVWDSAVTEIIADATGVTSIKVENLKTGEVSERKTDGLFMGIGHKPNTDFLKGKIELDDHGFIVTQGKHPDTSVPGVFACGDVQDSYYRQAISAAGSGCQAAIRAERFIEENE; from the coding sequence ATGGCACACCACAAAGTCATTATTATCGGATCAGGTCCTGCTGGTTACACAGCGGCCCTATATGCATCTCGTGCAAACCTTGGACCTCTAGTTATTGAAGGACATGAGCCAGGGGGACAATTAACGACAACAACTGACGTTGATAACTTTCCAGGATTCCCAGAGGGAATTATGGGGCCAGAGCTTATGGCCAATATGAAGAAACAAACTCAGAGATTTGGTACTGAATACCTGAGTGGTTTCGTCACTGATATTGATACAACAAAGAGACCATTTACTTTAACAGTTGATGGTGACAAAACTTATACTGCTGATGCAGTAATCCTAGCAACAGGTGCCTCAGCGAAATACCTAGGCCTTCCAAATGAGAAAGAACTTATTGGTAAAGGCGTAAGTGCTTGTGCAACTTGTGACGGATTCTTCTACCGCGACCGTGTCGTTCACGTTGTTGGTGGTGGAGATACTGCAATGGAAGAAGCAACTTTCCTTACAAAGTTTGCTTCGAAAGTTTATGTTGTTCACAGAAGAGATGAGTTACGTGCATCTAAGCCAATGCAAGAGCGCGCTTTCAATAACGAAAAGATTGAATTCGTATGGGATAGTGCTGTAACAGAAATCATTGCCGATGCAACTGGTGTTACTTCAATCAAAGTTGAAAACTTAAAAACTGGTGAAGTATCTGAAAGAAAAACTGATGGCCTATTTATGGGTATCGGACATAAGCCAAATACTGATTTCCTAAAAGGAAAAATTGAACTTGATGATCATGGGTTTATCGTGACTCAAGGAAAGCACCCTGATACAAGCGTTCCAGGTGTTTTTGCTTGTGGTGACGTTCAGGACTCTTACTATCGTCAAGCAATCTCTGCTGCGGGTTCTGGTTGTCAGGCGGCGATCAGAGCAGAAAGATTCATCGAAGAAAACGAATAA